A genomic region of Fodinisporobacter ferrooxydans contains the following coding sequences:
- a CDS encoding tellurite resistance/C4-dicarboxylate transporter family protein, with protein sequence MIEYIEQKIANLFPGYFSLVMATGALSVATFLLDIPWIPQSLLVFNMIAYVTLWLLTLIRLVKYFPRVLADLTSHTLGPGFFTFVAATCMLGSQLIIVADNYYLAAFLWVFGILLWITIMYTFFTAVTVRRKKPTLAAGINGAWLIAAVATQSISILGTLLSPYMENGREIILFFTLCMYLLGCMLYLNIITLIFYRFTFLELKYASLTPPYWINMGAVAITTLAGSTLILHVQKWPLLIELTPFLKGFTLFFWITGTWWIPLLFSLMIWRHLYHRYPLTYDPQFWGMAFPLAMYTTGTFQLAKALKIPFLMFIPRFMVVIAMFAWLTVFAGFIRCQFRSFKNINPNKKV encoded by the coding sequence ATGATTGAATATATTGAGCAAAAAATAGCCAATCTTTTTCCTGGATACTTCTCCTTGGTCATGGCCACAGGCGCATTATCTGTTGCCACATTTTTGCTCGATATCCCATGGATTCCCCAGTCGCTGTTAGTTTTTAACATGATTGCGTATGTGACATTGTGGCTTTTGACCTTGATTCGCCTTGTCAAATACTTTCCCCGTGTATTAGCAGACTTGACCAGCCATACTCTTGGCCCCGGTTTCTTTACATTTGTCGCCGCGACCTGTATGCTAGGAAGCCAACTTATCATAGTGGCTGACAATTATTATCTGGCCGCCTTTTTATGGGTATTTGGCATCCTTTTATGGATAACGATCATGTATACGTTTTTTACGGCAGTCACCGTAAGAAGGAAAAAACCCACCTTGGCAGCGGGGATCAACGGAGCTTGGTTGATAGCGGCAGTCGCAACACAATCGATTTCTATACTTGGCACATTGCTTTCACCCTATATGGAAAATGGACGGGAAATCATCTTATTCTTTACGTTATGTATGTACTTGTTGGGATGTATGCTATATTTGAACATTATTACTCTTATTTTTTACAGATTTACTTTTTTGGAACTTAAATACGCTTCTCTTACCCCACCTTATTGGATTAATATGGGTGCCGTTGCCATCACCACTCTGGCGGGATCTACCCTTATTCTGCATGTCCAAAAATGGCCACTCCTTATAGAGCTAACTCCCTTTTTGAAGGGATTTACTTTATTTTTCTGGATAACAGGCACATGGTGGATTCCATTGCTGTTTAGCCTCATGATATGGCGCCATCTTTATCACCGCTATCCCCTGACCTACGACCCGCAATTTTGGGGAATGGCGTTTCCTCTTGCCATGTATACGACTGGTACTTTCCAGTTGGCCAAAGCCTTGAAAATTCCTTTTCTTATGTTCATCCCCCGTTTTATGGTTGTAATTGCCATGTTTGCGTGGCTAACGGTATTTGCCGGTTT